A genomic window from Candidatus Binatia bacterium includes:
- the ccsA gene encoding cytochrome c biogenesis protein CcsA, with amino-acid sequence MSSRSDAAPAPLKPWSDVALPALTGISMLAAVVMVFWIVPNEKVQGVVQRIFYFHVHLAWMCFGGFVFVACASAWYLKTGSPVADRYAEANAEVGLLFTTLMLWTGPLWARPIWGVWWTWDPRLTMTIVLWVIYAAYLMLRRLGEGDETIMRYAAVLGIVGVLDIPLLVLAVRLWRGIHPAVMISDDPEAGLRNATMRWAFAISGVGLAFLFTWLVSLRVRFATVDQELAVIAAEKEHQ; translated from the coding sequence ATGTCCTCGCGAAGTGACGCCGCACCGGCGCCGCTCAAGCCCTGGAGCGACGTTGCGCTTCCAGCGCTGACCGGAATCTCGATGCTCGCGGCCGTGGTGATGGTCTTCTGGATCGTCCCCAACGAGAAGGTTCAAGGCGTCGTCCAGCGGATCTTCTACTTCCACGTCCACCTCGCCTGGATGTGCTTCGGCGGTTTCGTCTTCGTCGCCTGCGCCAGCGCCTGGTACCTGAAAACCGGCAGCCCCGTCGCCGACCGCTACGCGGAAGCCAACGCGGAAGTGGGCCTCCTGTTCACCACCCTGATGCTCTGGACCGGCCCGCTCTGGGCACGGCCCATCTGGGGCGTCTGGTGGACCTGGGATCCGCGACTCACGATGACCATCGTCCTGTGGGTCATCTACGCCGCGTACCTGATGTTGCGTCGCCTCGGCGAAGGCGACGAGACCATCATGCGTTACGCCGCGGTACTCGGGATCGTCGGCGTTCTCGACATCCCCCTGCTCGTCCTCGCCGTGCGCCTGTGGCGCGGCATCCACCCCGCCGTCATGATCTCGGACGATCCGGAAGCCGGGCTACGCAACGCCACGATGAGATGGGCCTTCGCCATCTCCGGCGTCGGCCTCGCCTTCCTGTTCACCTGGCTCGTATCGCTCCGCGTCCGGTTCGCCACGGTCGACCAGGAGCTGGCGGTCATCGCCGCAGAGAAGGAGCACCAATGA
- a CDS encoding TonB-dependent receptor translates to MPDLRWTNLGHFSIVLLPLLAAPAAAQNHIEAPSAYVEDIETPVAVGGPEDEVDAGAAQAQQIEKTRMPAHGTSTRRSNRVEEIVVQARKRDEFLEETPVSVTALSEATLREAGVTRLDQIQELVPNLQFAPGRENQEGFIRIRGVGTGDGQLVFDPGVGVYIDGVFLPRMIGQLIDVVDVAQVEVLRGPQGTLFGKNTVGGAINITTIKPTEELEAFAFVRAGNFGTVNTRATLNLPIWENRVLARFAIGTQNTQGYTYNTFRDEYANNRNALAFLGTIRTIFTDDFSLDLSGTWTRDSNKGRGGECAVTNEEGGIGGLVPGFFDACKRGKPYRNTANLDGISDAESYGLWGTFNWAAGDAWIFEDLSLKSITSWRQQNPRHLADLDMTELKVVKLAFVGGDEPSDGDPWFQQQISQEVQANGSAWEGRINFVSGVFAMWEKGLAPTTVEALPNELDVLSRSETSIDNWTWAIYGQATVDITDWMSLTGGFRYTQDKKGAGLRVIDLSGDEPLVEQDASDSEIFTSWTPAASLSFLAPDTILDALSLDHQLAYFTYSRGFRGGGFNALISVQASDELTSFDPETLDSFEVGFKTIAFDSRLTANLSLFLGLYDNIQVTTTRTFVDENEDVRLEALTLNAAQATTKGIELEVLALPIDGLRLTGTLGLLDARYDDFIGINDINSDPIDRSGQTFPSTPKTNLHLSAQYSFPVDAGQSEWLKGWITPRLEWYYQSSMHVGGPELAELRQDGYSLVHARLSYDFFDDRAQVALWGKNLTDSTFFDTVANQTNTIGQITRYYQAPRTFGGELSYRF, encoded by the coding sequence ATGCCCGATCTCCGCTGGACGAATCTGGGCCACTTCTCCATCGTTCTCCTACCGCTGCTGGCCGCTCCGGCCGCCGCGCAGAATCACATCGAGGCTCCTTCCGCCTACGTCGAAGACATCGAAACGCCGGTCGCCGTCGGCGGGCCGGAAGACGAAGTCGACGCGGGCGCGGCTCAGGCGCAGCAGATCGAGAAAACGCGCATGCCGGCGCATGGCACGTCCACGCGCCGATCGAACCGCGTCGAGGAGATCGTCGTCCAGGCCCGCAAACGGGACGAGTTCCTCGAGGAGACTCCGGTCTCGGTCACCGCCCTCAGCGAAGCCACGCTGAGAGAAGCCGGCGTCACCCGGCTCGACCAGATCCAGGAGCTGGTCCCAAACCTCCAGTTCGCCCCCGGCCGCGAAAACCAGGAGGGCTTCATCCGAATTCGCGGCGTCGGCACGGGCGACGGTCAGCTCGTGTTCGACCCCGGCGTCGGCGTTTACATCGATGGGGTCTTCCTCCCGCGCATGATCGGCCAGCTCATCGACGTCGTCGACGTCGCGCAGGTCGAAGTGCTGCGCGGACCGCAGGGCACTCTGTTTGGCAAAAACACGGTGGGCGGAGCGATCAACATCACCACGATAAAGCCGACCGAGGAGTTGGAGGCCTTCGCCTTCGTCCGCGCTGGCAACTTCGGCACGGTGAACACGAGAGCCACGCTCAACCTCCCGATCTGGGAGAACCGGGTCCTCGCCCGCTTCGCCATCGGGACTCAGAACACGCAGGGCTACACCTACAACACCTTCCGGGACGAGTACGCGAACAACCGCAACGCGCTCGCCTTCCTCGGAACGATCCGCACGATCTTCACCGACGACTTCAGCCTCGACCTGAGCGGCACGTGGACCCGCGACAGCAACAAGGGCCGCGGCGGAGAGTGCGCCGTGACGAACGAAGAGGGAGGAATCGGCGGCCTCGTCCCAGGCTTCTTCGACGCCTGCAAGCGCGGCAAGCCGTATCGGAACACAGCCAACCTCGACGGGATCTCCGACGCCGAGAGCTACGGCCTGTGGGGCACGTTCAACTGGGCGGCCGGCGATGCGTGGATCTTCGAAGACCTCTCGCTCAAGTCGATCACATCGTGGCGACAGCAGAACCCGCGCCACCTCGCGGACCTCGACATGACCGAGCTCAAGGTCGTGAAGCTCGCTTTCGTCGGTGGAGACGAACCCAGCGACGGCGACCCGTGGTTCCAGCAACAGATCAGCCAGGAGGTCCAGGCCAACGGCTCGGCGTGGGAGGGGCGGATCAACTTCGTAAGTGGCGTCTTCGCGATGTGGGAGAAGGGCCTCGCACCGACGACGGTCGAAGCACTACCCAACGAACTCGACGTCCTCAGCCGATCAGAAACCTCGATCGACAACTGGACGTGGGCAATCTACGGCCAGGCCACGGTCGATATCACCGACTGGATGAGCCTCACCGGCGGCTTTCGGTACACCCAGGACAAGAAGGGTGCGGGCCTTCGCGTGATCGACCTCTCCGGCGACGAGCCGCTCGTCGAACAGGACGCGAGCGACTCGGAGATCTTCACCTCGTGGACCCCGGCAGCGAGCCTCTCATTCCTCGCGCCCGACACGATCCTGGACGCCCTCTCCCTCGACCACCAGCTCGCGTACTTCACCTACTCACGCGGCTTCCGCGGCGGCGGGTTCAACGCACTGATCAGCGTCCAGGCGTCCGACGAACTCACGTCGTTCGACCCCGAGACGCTCGACAGCTTCGAGGTCGGGTTCAAGACCATCGCGTTCGATTCCCGACTGACCGCGAACCTCTCGCTCTTCCTCGGGCTCTACGACAACATCCAGGTCACCACGACGCGAACCTTCGTCGACGAGAACGAGGACGTGCGACTCGAAGCCCTCACTCTCAACGCGGCGCAAGCAACGACGAAGGGAATCGAGCTCGAGGTCCTCGCACTCCCGATCGACGGGCTTCGTCTCACCGGAACACTCGGCTTGCTCGATGCGCGTTACGACGATTTCATCGGCATCAACGACATCAACAGCGACCCCATCGATCGCTCGGGCCAGACCTTCCCGAGCACGCCGAAGACGAATCTGCATCTTTCCGCGCAATACTCGTTTCCGGTCGACGCCGGACAGAGCGAGTGGCTGAAGGGTTGGATCACGCCGCGACTCGAGTGGTACTACCAGAGTTCGATGCACGTGGGCGGGCCCGAACTCGCCGAGCTACGCCAGGACGGTTACAGCCTCGTGCACGCGCGTCTCTCGTACGACTTCTTCGACGACCGCGCGCAGGTCGCGCTGTGGGGCAAGAACCTGACGGACTCGACGTTCTTCGACACCGTCGCGAATCAGACCAACACCATCGGACAGATCACTCGATACTACCAAGCCCCCCGGACGTTCGGCGGGGAGCTGAGCTACAGGTTCTAA
- a CDS encoding class II aldolase/adducin family protein yields MASVPNEQETRSPEESRNSRKRQVALGYRILASQRWGDLGDGHISARDPERTDCFWMLRYGVSYHAAKISDLVLVGPDGKLAGGEGFINTAAYYIHHPILAARPDTVSAVHVHTGWGTPFAAEVRPIEPISQESCIFFEDHAIFDDEEVQVQSTEAGGRIAAALGKNRAIILRNHGLLTVANRVDEAVGSFVHMERVAEVHMKARDAKPISAEGARFAKADLTRFGAGRAAFHSLIARHIPDAEI; encoded by the coding sequence ATGGCGTCCGTCCCAAACGAGCAGGAAACGCGTTCCCCCGAAGAGAGTCGCAACAGCCGCAAGCGTCAGGTCGCGCTGGGATACCGAATCCTCGCATCACAACGTTGGGGAGATCTCGGTGACGGTCACATCAGTGCGCGAGACCCGGAGCGCACCGATTGCTTCTGGATGCTCCGCTACGGCGTCTCGTACCACGCCGCGAAGATCTCGGACCTGGTCCTGGTCGGCCCCGACGGCAAGCTGGCAGGCGGCGAAGGGTTCATCAACACCGCGGCGTACTACATCCACCACCCGATTCTCGCCGCTCGCCCCGATACGGTGAGCGCGGTGCACGTGCACACCGGTTGGGGGACACCGTTCGCAGCCGAGGTGCGGCCGATTGAGCCGATCTCGCAGGAGTCGTGCATCTTCTTCGAAGACCACGCCATCTTCGACGACGAGGAAGTGCAGGTGCAAAGCACCGAAGCCGGCGGGCGCATCGCTGCGGCGCTAGGAAAAAACCGCGCGATCATTTTGCGCAACCATGGACTTCTCACGGTCGCCAACCGTGTCGACGAAGCGGTCGGGAGTTTCGTACACATGGAACGGGTCGCCGAGGTCCACATGAAAGCCCGCGATGCGAAGCCAATCTCGGCCGAAGGCGCACGCTTCGCGAAGGCAGACCTCACACGATTCGGCGCCGGACGGGCCGCATTCCACTCACTGATCGCCCGACACATCCCAGACGCGGAGATCTGA
- a CDS encoding D-alanyl-D-alanine carboxypeptidase, with product MRRVVLGVVVFVLCSGTTAFAAPEPTPDVGGIQPYRGAILVEMGTGKVLFAENDDLVWPPASMVKIMTVLVVMDAVAAGEVSLDDPVTASKHAEGMGGTQVWLAAGERFPLRALLEAVLVGSANDAAVAVAEHVAGDVPSFVGRMNAKAAALGMNETELQSVHGLPPSKGQTVDLTSPRDLAKAATALRAYPEIWKWASTKEAPFRDGKFTLRTTNWLLHWYPGITGLKTGFINLSGFGVTATAERDGLALVAVVMGAAGKRSSLGEASRLLDYGFAAFRIVEPVKQGADVGAEISVSGGTEPFFRGRAADGIRMLISQEEAQGLAVEVRVPGQLPAPITQGQVVGAVVLKRGEEEVGRVDVLAPRNIESVGLLGGLW from the coding sequence ATGCGCAGGGTGGTCTTGGGAGTGGTGGTTTTCGTGTTGTGCTCCGGCACGACCGCGTTCGCGGCCCCGGAACCCACGCCCGACGTAGGGGGGATTCAACCCTACCGTGGCGCGATCCTCGTAGAGATGGGTACCGGCAAGGTGCTCTTCGCCGAGAACGACGACCTGGTCTGGCCGCCGGCCTCGATGGTGAAGATCATGACAGTCCTCGTCGTGATGGACGCCGTGGCCGCCGGCGAGGTTTCTCTCGACGATCCGGTCACCGCCTCCAAGCACGCCGAAGGGATGGGCGGCACGCAGGTCTGGCTCGCCGCCGGGGAACGCTTCCCGCTGCGTGCACTCCTCGAAGCCGTTCTGGTGGGCTCTGCGAACGATGCCGCCGTCGCCGTCGCCGAACACGTAGCGGGCGATGTGCCCTCGTTTGTCGGTCGGATGAACGCGAAGGCCGCCGCGCTCGGGATGAACGAAACGGAACTTCAGAGCGTCCACGGGCTGCCGCCGAGCAAGGGGCAGACGGTCGACCTCACGAGCCCGCGAGACCTGGCGAAGGCCGCCACCGCGCTGCGCGCCTATCCCGAAATCTGGAAGTGGGCCTCGACGAAGGAAGCGCCGTTTCGTGACGGCAAGTTCACGCTTCGAACGACGAACTGGCTGCTGCACTGGTACCCCGGCATCACGGGTCTGAAGACCGGTTTCATCAACCTATCGGGTTTCGGGGTAACGGCGACGGCGGAACGAGATGGCCTGGCGCTCGTGGCCGTCGTCATGGGCGCGGCGGGCAAGCGATCGAGCTTGGGAGAAGCGTCGCGCCTACTGGACTACGGCTTCGCCGCGTTTCGGATCGTGGAGCCCGTGAAGCAGGGGGCCGACGTCGGCGCCGAGATCTCGGTCTCCGGCGGGACCGAGCCGTTCTTCCGGGGACGCGCCGCTGACGGCATTCGGATGCTGATCTCGCAGGAGGAGGCGCAGGGCCTCGCGGTCGAAGTTCGGGTGCCGGGGCAGCTGCCGGCGCCGATCACGCAGGGGCAGGTCGTCGGCGCCGTCGTTCTGAAACGCGGAGAGGAGGAGGTCGGCCGAGTCGACGTTCTCGCGCCGCGGAACATCGAAAGCGTTGGCCTGCTGGGCGGATTGTGGTGA
- the infC gene encoding translation initiation factor IF-3, with translation MPARPEETHRTNRQIRVPQVRLIGAEGEQVGVIGTDDAIKMAQDKGLDLVEVAPGASPPVCRLLDYGKFRYSKQKKDAEAKKKQHITQVKELRVRPGTDVNDLQRQMKKAQVFLEDGQRVKFTLRFRGREMAHQDLGRKKLTKLSAELEEFGWVEVTPRTEGRVMHLVMAPGQKKLKLPPGAPAGSSRPPSAAAGAAKPAAKPAAAKPAAAKPGPKAEAKPASPPAGQQANS, from the coding sequence ATGCCAGCAAGGCCCGAAGAAACACACCGTACAAACCGCCAGATTCGAGTTCCACAGGTTCGCCTGATCGGAGCCGAGGGAGAGCAAGTCGGAGTCATAGGCACCGACGATGCGATCAAGATGGCGCAGGATAAGGGCCTCGACCTCGTCGAAGTCGCCCCGGGTGCCAGCCCTCCGGTTTGTCGTCTGCTCGATTACGGGAAGTTCCGCTACTCGAAGCAGAAGAAGGACGCCGAGGCGAAGAAGAAGCAGCACATCACGCAAGTGAAGGAGCTGCGCGTTCGCCCCGGAACCGACGTCAACGATCTTCAGCGTCAGATGAAGAAGGCGCAGGTGTTCCTCGAGGACGGCCAACGCGTCAAGTTCACCCTCCGCTTCCGCGGACGGGAGATGGCGCATCAGGATCTCGGGCGCAAGAAGCTCACAAAGCTCTCGGCAGAACTCGAAGAGTTCGGCTGGGTCGAGGTCACGCCACGCACCGAAGGGCGCGTGATGCACCTCGTGATGGCGCCGGGACAGAAGAAGCTCAAGCTTCCGCCGGGAGCACCTGCGGGTTCCTCTCGGCCTCCCAGCGCCGCCGCCGGGGCGGCGAAACCGGCTGCCAAGCCGGCCGCTGCCAAGCCGGCCGCCGCCAAGCCGGGTCCGAAGGCCGAAGCCAAACCCGCTTCGCCGCCTGCCGGTCAGCAAGCCAACAGCTAA
- a CDS encoding ADP-ribosylglycohydrolase family protein, translating to MSELRDRIRGAWQGRVSGCQLGKPVEVMSMMQGADALHDYLTRAEALPLRDYVPLLEGTLVAQLGRACCRENLRRSEPDDDINYTVLALVLLEKHERDLATVDVARAWLTYLPAGSVFTAERAAYKTLLDRAHEHFTFGVEPGFDLSECSDNEYNDWIGAQIRADMYGWVCPGNPELAADLARRDAELSHRGEGVYGAAYVAALGAALPVADSVDAALDTALEQIPQDSGASAAVALGRKHAGDRGAAAAIRSHFEGMSPVHTLNNLALVVWALRTHPDDFGAAIGDVVAAGLDTDCNGATVGGLWGLRGKPIPERWTAPWRGRVAVSLAGMSELKLEDLVERTAVVAERVSRAG from the coding sequence ATGAGTGAGCTCCGAGATCGTATTCGCGGCGCGTGGCAGGGGCGGGTTTCCGGTTGCCAACTCGGCAAGCCGGTCGAAGTGATGTCGATGATGCAGGGCGCGGATGCGCTCCACGACTATCTGACCCGAGCAGAGGCCTTGCCGCTGCGAGACTACGTACCGCTTCTCGAGGGCACGCTGGTCGCCCAGTTGGGGCGGGCGTGCTGCCGCGAGAATCTCCGTCGTTCCGAACCCGATGACGACATCAACTACACCGTCCTCGCGTTGGTGCTCCTGGAAAAGCACGAGCGCGATCTCGCGACGGTCGACGTTGCGCGGGCGTGGCTCACATACTTGCCGGCGGGCTCGGTCTTCACCGCGGAGCGGGCGGCGTACAAGACCCTCCTCGACCGGGCCCACGAGCACTTCACGTTCGGCGTCGAACCGGGCTTCGATCTGTCGGAGTGCTCGGACAACGAATACAACGATTGGATCGGGGCGCAGATCCGGGCCGACATGTACGGCTGGGTTTGTCCGGGAAATCCGGAACTCGCTGCGGACCTCGCGCGCCGGGACGCAGAGCTCTCCCATCGGGGCGAGGGCGTCTACGGCGCGGCCTACGTCGCTGCCCTGGGTGCGGCACTGCCCGTGGCCGATTCGGTCGACGCCGCGCTGGATACGGCGCTCGAGCAGATCCCGCAGGACTCGGGCGCGTCGGCCGCCGTGGCTCTTGGACGGAAGCACGCTGGGGATCGCGGCGCTGCGGCGGCGATCCGATCGCACTTCGAGGGCATGAGTCCCGTGCATACGCTCAACAATCTGGCGCTCGTCGTCTGGGCCCTGCGGACGCACCCCGACGACTTCGGTGCAGCGATCGGGGATGTGGTCGCGGCTGGCCTCGACACGGATTGCAACGGAGCCACGGTGGGCGGCCTCTGGGGACTACGCGGCAAGCCGATCCCGGAGCGGTGGACCGCCCCCTGGCGCGGACGCGTCGCCGTGAGCCTCGCCGGGATGAGCGAGTTGAAACTCGAAGATCTCGTCGAGCGCACCGCTGTCGTCGCCGAACGAGTTTCCCGCGCCGGCTAG
- a CDS encoding DUF4396 domain-containing protein — MIDGVLLLWFFLTAGSVFFVVYDSVTNTRTSWVQKLAWILVTIYTGPIGLFVYFLTCRSPGPGMHEAFTSATWKQSVNSEIHCLAGDATGIVIAAAIVPAFGLPNGWDLVLEYTSAFLVGLFVFQALMMISMFDGNYFLAVRKTFFAETVSMNAVMVGMIPTMMLLMRYVPHAREPWFPEFWFVMGMAAIVGGLTAYPMNWWLVTNHLKHGCMTLPEGDLPAPKMGHGSAETPAPMNMHGGHGSHDTDDDAMRGGDESHGGDHDHSMMMRELPMGQTIAWMAGTFALMLLAAWITSQFAPISFS, encoded by the coding sequence ATGATCGATGGCGTTCTGCTGCTGTGGTTTTTCCTCACTGCCGGAAGCGTTTTTTTCGTCGTCTACGACTCGGTGACGAACACGCGGACGAGTTGGGTACAGAAGCTCGCGTGGATTCTCGTGACGATCTACACGGGTCCGATCGGACTCTTCGTCTACTTCCTCACCTGCCGGAGCCCGGGTCCGGGCATGCACGAAGCCTTCACGAGCGCGACGTGGAAGCAGAGCGTGAACAGCGAGATCCACTGCCTTGCCGGCGACGCGACGGGGATCGTCATCGCCGCGGCAATCGTGCCGGCCTTCGGTCTACCGAACGGGTGGGATCTGGTTCTGGAATACACGTCGGCGTTCCTGGTCGGCCTCTTCGTGTTCCAAGCGCTGATGATGATCAGCATGTTCGACGGGAACTACTTTCTCGCCGTCCGGAAGACCTTTTTTGCCGAAACGGTGTCGATGAACGCAGTGATGGTCGGAATGATCCCGACGATGATGCTGCTGATGCGATACGTCCCGCATGCACGTGAGCCGTGGTTCCCGGAGTTCTGGTTCGTGATGGGCATGGCCGCCATCGTTGGCGGACTCACGGCCTACCCGATGAACTGGTGGCTCGTAACGAACCACCTGAAGCACGGGTGCATGACGCTGCCCGAGGGCGACCTCCCCGCTCCCAAGATGGGTCACGGCTCCGCGGAGACCCCGGCGCCGATGAACATGCACGGCGGACATGGCTCCCACGATACCGACGACGACGCGATGCGCGGTGGCGACGAGAGCCACGGCGGCGACCACGATCACTCGATGATGATGCGCGAACTCCCGATGGGCCAGACCATCGCCTGGATGGCCGGCACCTTCGCCCTCATGCTTCTCGCCGCCTGGATCACCAGCCAGTTCGCCCCGATCTCCTTCAGCTGA
- a CDS encoding heme exporter protein CcmB, producing the protein MWAIVRKDLSIERRTGEMITSLFLLALLVILLFAFSLEPARLRGPEFVSGLLWTTLLLAGTLTLNRSFVLERELGAWTALALAPVDRGSIYLGKTMANLIFLLTAAVLLLPLIALLLGTKGIAPTPLLPVSIFLGVLGIAAIGTLFSAMASRTRAREILLPLLSFPILAPLLIGAARTTAAGLAGEELEQIGSWMLLLGGFDVVFLTAGWMAFDYVLED; encoded by the coding sequence ATGTGGGCGATCGTTCGTAAGGACCTCTCGATCGAACGGCGGACCGGCGAGATGATCACCTCGCTGTTCCTGCTGGCACTCCTCGTGATCCTCCTGTTCGCGTTCAGCCTGGAGCCGGCCCGCCTGCGGGGCCCCGAGTTTGTCTCCGGCTTGCTGTGGACGACCCTTCTCCTCGCGGGCACGCTCACCTTGAATCGCTCGTTCGTGCTCGAGCGGGAGCTCGGCGCGTGGACGGCCCTCGCCCTCGCTCCCGTCGATCGCGGGTCGATCTATCTCGGGAAGACGATGGCGAACCTGATCTTCCTCCTCACCGCGGCGGTGCTGCTCTTGCCCCTGATCGCCCTTCTGCTCGGAACGAAGGGCATCGCTCCCACCCCGCTCCTGCCGGTCTCGATCTTCCTCGGAGTCCTCGGGATCGCGGCAATCGGAACTCTCTTCTCCGCCATGGCAAGTCGCACCCGTGCCCGAGAGATCCTCCTGCCCCTGCTGTCGTTCCCGATCCTCGCGCCGTTGCTCATCGGGGCCGCGCGCACGACGGCGGCCGGCCTCGCCGGTGAGGAGCTCGAACAGATCGGGTCGTGGATGCTTCTGCTCGGCGGGTTCGACGTGGTGTTCCTCACCGCGGGATGGATGGCGTTCGACTACGTGCTCGAGGACTGA
- a CDS encoding ABC transporter ATP-binding protein translates to MERDPGSTPIRARALAKSFGLMPVLRGIDLEVPRGECLALLGANGAGKSTLLRLLAGVSRPSKGSLELFGESCHPDRPPAYVLARIGFVGHEPLVYRDLSPRQNLDFFAQLYSVGGSAAARAERIDQAIESVRLERHADRDVRTLSRGTLQRLALARATLHEPDLLLLDEPFTGLDAPGRERFTQSLATLHEGGTTIGMISHDFTEVTALATRAIVLRGGKIAAELSPVPALAELNSRYRTLVDDGGPHVGDRS, encoded by the coding sequence ATGGAGCGCGACCCCGGCAGCACCCCGATCCGCGCGCGCGCTTTGGCCAAGTCCTTCGGACTGATGCCGGTCCTGCGCGGCATCGACCTGGAGGTACCACGTGGCGAATGCCTCGCGCTCCTCGGGGCCAACGGCGCCGGCAAGAGCACGCTGCTGCGGCTTCTGGCGGGTGTGTCTCGCCCCTCGAAGGGTTCGCTCGAGCTGTTCGGAGAGAGCTGCCATCCCGATCGGCCCCCGGCGTACGTCCTCGCGCGGATCGGCTTCGTGGGCCACGAGCCACTCGTCTACCGAGACCTCTCCCCCCGACAGAACCTCGATTTCTTCGCACAGCTCTACTCGGTCGGTGGATCCGCCGCAGCGCGCGCGGAGCGGATCGATCAGGCCATCGAGAGCGTCCGCCTCGAACGCCATGCCGACCGCGACGTGCGAACGCTATCTCGCGGAACGCTCCAGCGCCTCGCCCTCGCCCGCGCCACCCTCCACGAGCCCGACCTCCTTTTGCTCGACGAACCGTTCACGGGCCTCGACGCACCGGGGCGGGAACGCTTCACCCAGTCCCTCGCCACGCTGCACGAGGGCGGCACGACGATCGGCATGATTAGCCACGACTTCACGGAGGTCACCGCGCTCGCCACCCGGGCGATCGTTCTTCGCGGCGGGAAGATCGCCGCCGAGCTCTCGCCCGTACCCGCGCTCGCCGAGCTGAACAGCCGGTACCGCACGCTCGTCGACGACGGAGGTCCCCATGTGGGCGATCGTTCGTAA
- a CDS encoding CcmD family protein → MKGLNYLAAAYTGVWIGFFIYLMSLGRRARGLEHEVRALRQDHPD, encoded by the coding sequence ATGAAGGGTCTGAACTATCTCGCGGCTGCCTACACCGGGGTGTGGATCGGCTTCTTCATCTATCTGATGTCGCTCGGCCGCCGTGCCCGAGGCCTCGAGCATGAGGTCCGCGCGCTCCGCCAGGACCACCCCGACTAG
- a CDS encoding metallophosphoesterase, translating into MNKILRFALVALSGAEVLILHWAILAYRGLGIGAAQALVGFIVAFATNLVLFPMARRRIRAEGIGLVFSRGWIIGSIAALWAGILLAVAFLFFGTSVWLLGWAIEIPDAARALVLAGGGGLAIALGFGSILWGYLIGQRWVSVKSVELPLRGSSSPVPSVQIAQITDLHIGPMLRAPKLRGYVDRINRLEPDLIVITGDIFDFDPQYIDEGCIELGRLRAKHGVLAVLGNHDVYTGVEAVVAGLGQHTEIRVLRDEWIQLDIDGKPLCIAGIEDPGEGWREKESEHPALELLGPDLPPHLPRLLLAHRPSYFAHAARVGFPIVLAGHTHGGQLRLPFARNFNVARIIAHWTSGRFDIGDSTLYVSQGLGVAGLPVRLNCPREISLIRLVGELS; encoded by the coding sequence ATGAACAAAATCCTCCGATTCGCGCTCGTGGCCCTCTCGGGCGCCGAGGTCCTGATCCTTCACTGGGCGATCCTTGCTTATCGAGGCTTGGGGATCGGTGCTGCGCAGGCCCTCGTCGGCTTCATTGTGGCCTTCGCCACGAACCTGGTGCTGTTCCCGATGGCGCGCAGACGAATTCGCGCAGAGGGAATCGGCCTCGTGTTCAGTCGCGGCTGGATCATCGGCAGCATTGCCGCTCTGTGGGCGGGGATTCTCCTCGCCGTAGCGTTCCTGTTCTTCGGTACGTCGGTCTGGCTGCTCGGGTGGGCGATCGAGATCCCCGATGCCGCGCGCGCGCTCGTCCTGGCCGGCGGCGGGGGCCTAGCGATCGCACTGGGATTCGGGTCGATTCTTTGGGGCTATCTGATCGGGCAGCGATGGGTGTCGGTGAAGTCGGTCGAGCTCCCTCTTCGAGGCTCATCGAGTCCGGTGCCTTCGGTGCAGATCGCTCAGATCACGGACCTCCACATCGGTCCGATGCTGCGCGCACCGAAGCTGCGTGGCTACGTCGATCGGATCAATCGGCTCGAGCCCGACCTCATCGTCATCACCGGCGACATCTTCGACTTCGATCCCCAGTACATCGACGAAGGCTGCATCGAGCTCGGTCGGCTCCGCGCGAAGCACGGCGTCCTCGCGGTGCTGGGGAATCACGACGTGTACACGGGCGTCGAGGCCGTCGTCGCCGGTCTGGGTCAGCACACGGAGATCCGCGTCCTGAGGGACGAGTGGATCCAGCTCGACATCGATGGCAAGCCGCTCTGTATCGCGGGCATCGAGGACCCTGGCGAAGGCTGGAGGGAGAAGGAGTCGGAGCACCCCGCTCTCGAACTCTTGGGGCCGGACCTGCCGCCGCACCTCCCACGACTGCTCCTCGCTCACCGCCCGAGCTACTTCGCGCATGCGGCCCGGGTCGGCTTCCCGATCGTCCTCGCGGGCCACACCCACGGAGGCCAACTGCGCCTCCCGTTCGCCCGCAACTTCAACGTCGCCCGGATCATCGCCCACTGGACCAGCGGCCGTTTCGACATCGGCGACTCGACCCTCTACGTCAGCCAGGGCCTCGGCGTCGCCGGCCTTCCTGTCCGCCTCAACTGCCCCCGCGAAATCAGCCTGATCCGTCTGGTCGGGGAGCTCAGCTGA